The DNA region TCTATCTGTTATGTGTTACGCATCCTGTGATAAGAAGAAAATTAACCTATACATTTGTGGAAAACTGGTTGGTCGTCTCCGGGTTTCTACTTTTAATGTGGGCCATGGGCATAACTTTACTCGATCAGATGAGAGATGTGCATAACTTCACCTACTTTTTCATGCTTATGGCCTTCGCCTCTGCAACGGTTATTTCACCGAGTAAGAGTTTTCCTATTTATTTCGGTAACCATATCCTTTATCTTATACTGCACCCCGTGGTTGGTCTCACAGGTAATCAGCTTGTGAGCACGATTTTTAACGGTACTACGGTGGTTATAACTTCTTGGATAATCAGCGTCATTTTTTATAAGTATCATCATAAAGATTTTATGAAGCAACAGCAGATCATTAAACAGAAAAAAGAGCTAGAGCGTCTATCCACAAGAGACCCACTTACTAATTTATACAACAGAAGGAATCTAGAACACAAGCTACTGGAGCACTATCATAAGGCCCAAAAGGCCAAAAAACCATTGACAGTTCTCATGGTAGATATTGATTATTATAAAGGCTATAACGATAGCTATGGTCATGTAGAAGGTGATAAGATTATTCAAACTGTCGCAGAGTACATTAAAGTCATTGTCAGAGAATATGGCGGTTATGCCTGTAGATATGGCGGCGATGAGATTTGTATGATTTTTAGTCAATTAGGTGAGAACCAGATGGAGCAAGTAAAGGAAGCGTTACATGATGCCCTAAGAAGAGAAGCGATAGAAAACAAAGCCTCAAGAGTATCGGAGTATGTTACCATGAGCATTGGTGCATATGCGAATGTCCCCCAGGCCCATATAGACCCAATGGATTTTATTGCAAATGCGGATAATGACCTATACGATGAAAAAGAAAGCCGCATTCAAGTAAAAGCTTGATCAAATGAGACGTATCCACCCCTTCAAATGCCACCATTGAAAGTGTGGAAGGTATTGGTAAGATTCTTAGTGGACATCAGGCCTCACAATTGATAGAATATGAATATAACCCTATTATATTGATTGGAGGTCGTTATGGGACACTATATTTTAGCCCTTAACTGTGGCAGCTCCTCATTGAAATTCACCCTTTTTGAGGTGGTGAAGGACAATCAACTAAGAAGTCGCATGGATGGTATTGTAGAAGAAATCGGAAACAAAGCACATAGCCGCATCAAAGTAGAAAGTGAAGCTGGTAAAACGGTACAGGATGTACCGTTGCCCAGCCATCACGAAGCTTTGCTTGCGGTTTTTGATTGTTTTCATAAGGAAGAAATAAGGGACCAAGATATCGTAGCGGTCGGTCATCGGGTGGTTCATGGTGGAACTGCTTATAGCAGTAGTGTTAGAATCGATGGCGCAGTTATTGATAAGATTCGTGAGCTTTTTCCCTTAGCACCCCTGCATAACCCACCGAATCTTCTAGGTATAGAAGTAGCCATGAAGCTTCTTGAAGGTGTGCCCCAAGTGGCTGTTTTTGATACGGCATTTCATGCTACATTACCAGAGGCAGCTTATCGGTACGCCATACCAAAACAATGGTATGAAGACTTTAGTGTAAGAACCTATGGTTTTCATGGAACCTCTCATATGTATGTAGCCAAGCGTGGGGCTAAGTTATTAAAGATACCTTACAAAGATTTTTATGCGATCACTGCCCATCTTGGTAATGGCTGTAGTCTAACTAAGATTGAAGCAGGTAAATCCACCGATACCAGCATGGGATTTACACCCCTTGAAGGGGTTATTATGGGTACACGTTCAGGAGATATTGATCCGGCCATAATCGACCATGTAGCACATTGTCTAGAGAAGAAAGAGGGCCTAAGCCTTGAGGCAGCCTATATTAAGGTCATGTTAGCCCTAAACAAATCCAGTGGTCTACTAGCTCTTGGCGGTACCAATCGGATGCAGGATATTCGGGAAAAAGCCGAAGCGGGCGATGTAGAAGCCGAGACTGTTATTGCCATCTACGCCTACCGCATCGCCAAATATATTGGGGCTTATTGGTCGACGATGCCCGCTTGTCAGGCGATTATTTTTACCGCTGGTGTTGGAGAAAATGAAGGCTATGTCCGTAAGAAAGTTCTTGATTTTCTCCCGGCTCTTCATTTTAAGATGGATGAGGATGCAAATAAGATCAGGAAAGAAGAAGTGATGATTGGGAAATCGGATTCATCAGATTTATCCGTACTGGTGATCCCTACTGACGAGGAAAGTGTTATTGCTTATGATGCCCTTTACCTAGGGTATCTAGGAACAAGCGCACCGGATTAGAACTATTATTTAATTGAACCTTATACAGAACCTCCTTGATTTTTAATCATTTATTTATAGTTTATTAATGGATTAATCCAGCTATAGGTGGTAGAATGATTAAAAATGAACGGAGGTTTATTATTGTGCAGATACTAAAAGACGACCAGCGGACTAAGATCCATCAAGCCGCCATAGATGCCTTTATTAGAGACGGTTATCAGAAAGCATCTATGCGTGGCATAGCAGAGTCGGCAGGCATGTCGGTAGGCAATCTATATCGGTATTTCAAGAATAAAGAAAGCCTGTTCTCTCATTTAGTCAAGCCTCTGATAGATGCTTTTCAAGTTTATGAACACCGACCCTTTAAGCCACAGCTATTAGAAGTCAATATACTTGAGAACTCGGAGCTTGTCGATGTCATCATGAGTGCCAGAGTGAAATATAGACAAGAACTGTTTATCTTATTACTTAGAGCTGAAGGCTCCCCGTTTGAAGGTGCCAAGGATCAATTAAAAAGGCACATAGAGACACAATCTAGGATACTGCTTGAGACCTTATCCGATGGTGAACCGGATATCATTAAAGGCCAACTCTTTTTTAAAGCCGTATCCACCGCAATAGTGGAATCCTTTTGCGTCATATTGGAAGAGGCAAAAGACGACAAGACATTCATGTACAATCTAATGGAGCTGACAGAGTTCGGTCTTAAGCCGTCACTTAGGAATCTAATTGCCATTAAGAACAATGAAACAAATTTTAGGAGGATCAACGATGAAGAAGTTCGTGAGTTTTGCAATCATTTTAATCATCATAGTAGCAATCATTGCACCTAGGGTGCTAAATATCATCAACAAGGAAAGTGATGAAGAGGAATCGGTTACGGAAGTTGCCGTCTCAGGTCAACAAGTACAAAAAGGTGATTTAAGCAATTATGTTGAATTGATAGGGTCAACAAGAGCTAAAAATGCCGTTAACATAATGCCGGCCATGCCCGCCAAGGTAGAAAAAGTATCCGTGGTGGTTGGCGACTTTGTAGAAGAAGGTGAATTACTTTTCACCTTAGAGGAAACCTCTGTAAGAGATCAAGTGAATCAAGCAGAGATTGCTGTATCCATGGCACAAGTCGGTGTAAAAAATGCACAAGCCGGCATCAATCAAGCACAAATCGGTTATGAACTCAGCCAGAGTAACTATAGCATGCAACAGGATAGTTATGATCTTGGGGCCTCTAATCTGGAAAAATATGAAACCATGTATGAAGAAGGTATTATATCAGAATCAGAGCTTGAACAAGCAAGGATTCAATCTCAACCGGAGACTTTATCTGTGCTTGAAAAACAATTAGAACAATCCAAATCAACAATTAACCAGGCACAGATTGGTGTGGAAAGTGCAAATGCCAGCCTTAGACAAGCACAGGAAGGTTTAAGGCAAGCAAGAGAGATGTTAAAAGACATGACCATGACAGCGCCGATTAGCGGTTATGTCACGATGTCCAATATCAGTAACAATAATTTTGCTTCCAATACTCAACCGGCCATTGTAATTCAGGATATAAACGAGATTATAGTTGATGCAAGTGTCACAGAGACGCTCATCAACCAACTGGAAATAGGCGCTACAGTAGATGTTAAGCTGGATGCCTTAGATGATCAAATCTTTAAAGGGACCATAGATACCATTAGCACATCAGCGGATCAGAGAACCTTGCTCTACCCCTTAACAGTCAAACTGGACAATTCGGATCTTAAGATTAAGCCGGGTATGTTTGCTACGGTCATTATTTTAACAGAAGAGAAAGCAGATACTTTATATGTCCCATCAGAAGCGGTACTTCTAAGAGATGACCTTTACTATGTTTATGTTGAGCGTGATGGGGGCACTGTAGAGCGCCTTGAAGTAAAAGTTGGCATAGATACCGGCCATTTTATTGAGATATTAGATGGTGTTCTGTTAGAAGATGTTGTCATAACCAAAGGTATAGGTTTAATCGACGACAACAGTAGAATCAAAGTAATAAGGAGTGATCAATAATGAATTTATCATCAATATCCGTAAAAAGACCGGTCACAACGGTCATGTTTATATTGATTGTTGTGCTCCTTGGGTTTGTATCTCTAACCCGAATTCCCATAGATCTTTACCCCAATATTGAAGTGCCGGTTGCTATCATACAAACAAACTATCCCAATGTATCACCGGAAGAGATTGAGAATCTGGTCACCAGACCGATTGAGGAAGCTGTTGGAACAGTATCCAATATTGACGTCATTCAATCTATTACCTCAGAAGGTTCTTCCATTGTTGTGGTTGTTTTCAACTTTGGAACAGACATGGATTTTGCGACTTTGGATATGCGCGAGAAGGTGGACATGGTCAAAGGCTTTTTGCCGGAGGATGCGTCCACACCCATGGTCCTACAGATTGACATTAACGCCACAGCTGTGGTACAAGCAGCTTTATCCGGTGCAGACGTAGCCACTTTATATGAATATGCGGACTCTACCATACGGCCTGCACTTGAACGTATCGAAGGTGTTGCATCTGTCAGTGTTGATGGTGGTTACACCAATTATGTTTCTGTACGTGTGGATACTGGTATGCTTAGTAACTATGGCTTAACCATAGACCAGATTGCCGGTATTTTGGCGGCTGAAAATATCAACCTACCGGCCGGATCTGTGAACAAAGGAGATAAGGAACTACTCCTAAGAACTGTTGGTGAGTTTTCATCACTAAGTGACATTAGACAAACACCGATTACACTGCCGTCTGGTGGTGTCATACGACTCTCAGATATTGCAACAGTGAACTTGACCAACGAAGATTTAGCTTCTATTACCAAAGTAGATGGTGAATCGGCAGTTAGTATCTCCATCCAAAAGCAATCGGGCACCAATACAGTAGCCGTTGCAGGTGAGATTAACAAGGTCTTAGATGAGATTGGAAGAACCACAGCCTATGATCTAAAAGTAGTGGTAGATCAATCTGATTTTATCAACAAAGCCATAGCTAGAGTTGGATCTAACGCCTTAATTGGTGGACTCCTTGCAGTAATGGTACTCTTCATTTTCCTAAGAAGTTTAAGAAGTACAATCATCATTGGTTTGTCCATGCCCATATCCATTATTGCAACAGGCATACTCTTATATTTTAATGATATTACTCTGAATATGATGACCCTTGGTGGTATAACCCTAGGTGTCGGTATGCTGGTGGACAACTCGGTAGTTGTACTTGAGAACATTTACCGGTTTGTACAAGAAGGTCATAACAGATTCGATGCTGCAATCATGGGCGCAAAAGAAGTGGCAATGGCTGTTACAGCCTCCACCTTAACCACAGTAGCTGTATTTTTACCAATGGTTTTTGTGGAAGGTATTACTTCCATTATGTTTAGGGAGTTCGCTTTAACAGTTACTTTTTCTCTCTTATCTTCACTGGTGGTATCTTTGACACTGATTCCCATGTTGTCTTCTAAGCTTCTTATTGTGGATGAGTTTCAAGGGAAGCATCATGAGAATAAGTTTAAGGTAACAGGTTGGCTTCTGGATCACGCTGACAGCGTCTACAAAGGTCTGGATAACAGCTATAGAAAAGCCCTTAACTGGAGCTTGAGCCATAGAAAAATAGTTGTATTTTCAGCGATTGGTATCTTGATTATCAGTTTGGCTTCT from Petrocella atlantisensis includes:
- a CDS encoding GGDEF domain-containing protein, which codes for MNWLNEYFINFTDKDIKKAFDLEVLKLNIHRTRILAALIIFLEGFFLLISFIPALPINYGDYLYIYRSFYIFLLVYAGVYLLCVTHPVIRRKLTYTFVENWLVVSGFLLLMWAMGITLLDQMRDVHNFTYFFMLMAFASATVISPSKSFPIYFGNHILYLILHPVVGLTGNQLVSTIFNGTTVVITSWIISVIFYKYHHKDFMKQQQIIKQKKELERLSTRDPLTNLYNRRNLEHKLLEHYHKAQKAKKPLTVLMVDIDYYKGYNDSYGHVEGDKIIQTVAEYIKVIVREYGGYACRYGGDEICMIFSQLGENQMEQVKEALHDALRREAIENKASRVSEYVTMSIGAYANVPQAHIDPMDFIANADNDLYDEKESRIQVKA
- a CDS encoding acetate/propionate family kinase → MGHYILALNCGSSSLKFTLFEVVKDNQLRSRMDGIVEEIGNKAHSRIKVESEAGKTVQDVPLPSHHEALLAVFDCFHKEEIRDQDIVAVGHRVVHGGTAYSSSVRIDGAVIDKIRELFPLAPLHNPPNLLGIEVAMKLLEGVPQVAVFDTAFHATLPEAAYRYAIPKQWYEDFSVRTYGFHGTSHMYVAKRGAKLLKIPYKDFYAITAHLGNGCSLTKIEAGKSTDTSMGFTPLEGVIMGTRSGDIDPAIIDHVAHCLEKKEGLSLEAAYIKVMLALNKSSGLLALGGTNRMQDIREKAEAGDVEAETVIAIYAYRIAKYIGAYWSTMPACQAIIFTAGVGENEGYVRKKVLDFLPALHFKMDEDANKIRKEEVMIGKSDSSDLSVLVIPTDEESVIAYDALYLGYLGTSAPD
- a CDS encoding TetR/AcrR family transcriptional regulator, yielding MIKNERRFIIVQILKDDQRTKIHQAAIDAFIRDGYQKASMRGIAESAGMSVGNLYRYFKNKESLFSHLVKPLIDAFQVYEHRPFKPQLLEVNILENSELVDVIMSARVKYRQELFILLLRAEGSPFEGAKDQLKRHIETQSRILLETLSDGEPDIIKGQLFFKAVSTAIVESFCVILEEAKDDKTFMYNLMELTEFGLKPSLRNLIAIKNNETNFRRINDEEVREFCNHFNHHSSNHCT
- a CDS encoding efflux RND transporter periplasmic adaptor subunit yields the protein MKKFVSFAIILIIIVAIIAPRVLNIINKESDEEESVTEVAVSGQQVQKGDLSNYVELIGSTRAKNAVNIMPAMPAKVEKVSVVVGDFVEEGELLFTLEETSVRDQVNQAEIAVSMAQVGVKNAQAGINQAQIGYELSQSNYSMQQDSYDLGASNLEKYETMYEEGIISESELEQARIQSQPETLSVLEKQLEQSKSTINQAQIGVESANASLRQAQEGLRQAREMLKDMTMTAPISGYVTMSNISNNNFASNTQPAIVIQDINEIIVDASVTETLINQLEIGATVDVKLDALDDQIFKGTIDTISTSADQRTLLYPLTVKLDNSDLKIKPGMFATVIILTEEKADTLYVPSEAVLLRDDLYYVYVERDGGTVERLEVKVGIDTGHFIEILDGVLLEDVVITKGIGLIDDNSRIKVIRSDQ
- a CDS encoding efflux RND transporter permease subunit — protein: MNLSSISVKRPVTTVMFILIVVLLGFVSLTRIPIDLYPNIEVPVAIIQTNYPNVSPEEIENLVTRPIEEAVGTVSNIDVIQSITSEGSSIVVVVFNFGTDMDFATLDMREKVDMVKGFLPEDASTPMVLQIDINATAVVQAALSGADVATLYEYADSTIRPALERIEGVASVSVDGGYTNYVSVRVDTGMLSNYGLTIDQIAGILAAENINLPAGSVNKGDKELLLRTVGEFSSLSDIRQTPITLPSGGVIRLSDIATVNLTNEDLASITKVDGESAVSISIQKQSGTNTVAVAGEINKVLDEIGRTTAYDLKVVVDQSDFINKAIARVGSNALIGGLLAVMVLFIFLRSLRSTIIIGLSMPISIIATGILLYFNDITLNMMTLGGITLGVGMLVDNSVVVLENIYRFVQEGHNRFDAAIMGAKEVAMAVTASTLTTVAVFLPMVFVEGITSIMFREFALTVTFSLLSSLVVSLTLIPMLSSKLLIVDEFQGKHHENKFKVTGWLLDHADSVYKGLDNSYRKALNWSLSHRKIVVFSAIGILIISLASSAFIGMEFMPESDEGAFSISVTLEDGAKTEETSAAMDDIVNRIIDMESIDYIFSSTTGGDFVVAGQNQGTITGALLPLDQRDISVFDVVVQVEELIKDIPGVKTSVAAVSQSGMMTGGGSAIAISIKGKELDVLEDIAADMVEVGQTIEGTRNVSSSLESASPQVEIALKRNNASRFGLTTAQVSSQVKTMLDGRVATRYKLEGNEVDVVIEGDTRYKDSIESLKQMEIQSPMGTSVPLDAIADITVDTGALSIYREDLVRTVTVSAGTYGRDLAAVVKDYEAAVAELDIPTGYTFSFGGANQDMIEAFSDLALALILAILLVYMIIAAQFESLLTPFIIMFSIPLAFAGGLIALFITYRTLNITSIIGFIMLSGIVVNNAIVLLDYIGTRRKMGEDRTTAIITAGPIRLRPILMTSMTTILGLLPLSMGIGEGAELQASMGTVVIGGLLLSSLLTLVFIPVVYSIMDDLHVKFISRKEKKAAKA